In Nicotiana tabacum cultivar K326 chromosome 17, ASM71507v2, whole genome shotgun sequence, one DNA window encodes the following:
- the LOC107831485 gene encoding ubiquitin domain-containing protein DSK2b-like, which yields MGGGDTSAAAKEDNANNATGGDQKVVTINVRCSNGSKFSVQVTLESSVGTFKSTLAQHSDIPAEQQRLIYKGRILKDEQTLESYGLEADHTVHLVRGFAPAASANTASATNTGNPNTNQNAPPDAAPNVGGPFAGSGLGASLFPGLGSGGGGGGLFGAGLPDFEQVQQQLTQNPNMMRDILNMPLVQNMMNNPEIIRNMIMNNPQMREIMDRNPELAHVLNDPATLRQTMEAARNPELMREMMRNTDRAMSNIESSPEGFNMLRRMYENVQEPFLNATTMAGDARNDVGSNPFAALLGAQGAGQGRDQSTNPPTTGSETTANTPAPNTNPLPNPWASAGTGAGQTNTTARSNAAGETRAPPPPAGLGGLALPDLERMLGGMQGGMPDAASLNQMMQNPAVSQMMQSLLSNPQYMNQILGLNPQLRNMLDSNSQLREMMQNPEFIRQLTSPETMQQLMTFQQGLLSQLGRQPTNQPGQNAGGAALDNMGMEMLMNMFGGLGSGGLGGVPNRSNVPPEELYATQLAQLQDMGFFDTQENIRALVATAGNVHAAVERLLGNLGQ from the exons ATGGGCGGCGGTGATACTAGTGCTGCGGCGAAAGAGGATAACGCTAATAATGCCACCGGCGGCGATCAAAAAGTTGTTACGATTAACGTCCGATGTTCCAACGGCTCAAAATTCTCCGTTCAGGTGACTCTAGAATCCAGTGTTGGAACCTTCAAGTCCACCCTTGCTCAGCACTCCGACATTCCTGCCGAGCAGCAGAGATTGATCTATAAAGGCCGGATCTTAAAGGACGAACAAACCCTAGAAAGCTACG GTCTTGAGGCAGATCACACTGTTCATTTAGTTCGAGGTTTTGCTCCAGCTGCTTCTGCTAATACTGCAAGTGCAACCAATACTGGAAATCCAAATACTAATCAGAATGCACCCCCTGATGCCGCCCCAAATGTAGGCGGACCATTTGCTGGATCAGGCCTTGGGGCTTCACTGTTTCCTGGTCTTGGAAGTGGCGGCGGCGGCGGTGGTTTATTTGGAGCTGGCCTTCCTGATTTTGAGCAGGTCCAGCAGCAGTTGACTCAAAACCCCAACATGATGAGAGATATCCTGAACATGCCTCTCGTTCAGAATATGATGAATAACCCAGAAATCATCCGTAACATGATCATGAACAATCCTCAAATGCGAGAGATCATGGATCGTAATCCAGAGCTTGCTCACGTACTCAATGATCCTGCTACTCTTCGCCAGACAATGGAGGCTGCACGGAACCCTGAGCTTATGCGTGAGATGATGCGCAATACTGACAGGGCAATGAGCAATATTGAATCTTCTCCCGAGGGATTTAACATGCTGAGGCGCATGTATGAAAATGTCCAAGAGCCTTTCCTAAATGCAACAACTATGGCTGGAGATGCAAGAAATGATGTGGGCTCGAACCCGTTTGCAGCTCTTTTGGGAGCCCAGGGTGCGGGGCAAGGCAGAGACCAGTCTACAAATCCTCCAACTACTGGTTCTGAGACCACTGCTAACACACCTGCTCCAAATACCAATCCACTTCCTAATCCTTGGGCTTCTGCTGGCA CTGGAGCTGGCCAAACTAATACCACTGCTAGGTCAAATGCTGCTGGGGAAACTAGGGCACCACCACCGCCTGCTGGCTTAGGTGGGCTTGCTCTCCCAGATCTTGAGCGAATGCTGGGTGGCATGCAAGGTGGTATGCCAGATGCTGCTTCACTAAATCAGATGATGCAGAACCCAGCCGTCTCGCAGATGATGCAGTCTCTGCTCTCAAATCCTCAATACATGAACCAG ATTCTTGGGCTCAACCCACAGCTAAGGAACATGCTTGATTCCAACTCCCAGCTACGAGAAATGATGCAAAACCCTGAATTTATTCGGCAGTTGACTTCGCCTGAAACAATGCAG CAACTTATGACTTTCCAGCAAGGGCTTTTGTCTCAACTTGGTCGACAACCAACGAACCA ACCGGGTCAGAATGCTGGAGGTGCAG CCCTCGACAACATGGGAATGGAAATGCTGATGAACATGTTTGGAGGGCTTGGGTCGGGAGGTTTGGGTGGTGTCCCCAACAGATCCAATG TGCCTCCGGAGGAATTATATGCCACTCAACTCGCGCAGTTACAAGATATGGGTTTCTTTGACACTCAAGAAAATATCAGGGCATTGGTTGCCACTGCGGGCAATGTTCATGCTGCAGTAGAGAGACTTCTTGGAAATCTTGGACAGTAA